The DNA window AAGGGGGACTTCGGGGAGTTCAAGACAATAACAGAAAATGTCAGATGCTCCATAAACCCCAAGACAAGTGTGATGGCTGCATATTCCGCCATAAGACTCCTTAAATCTCTCAGTGAGAACATGCACATTGGAACCTGATGGTATGATGCGGGAACATGAAATATACTCAAACCTCAGGGTACCACCGTCCTCCAGCATAATACTGAGGCTTGATGGGAGGGGCTTTCACAGACTAACAGCAAAGGCAGGGTTTAGGAGGCCCTATGATGATGTCTTCCGTGACATCATGGTTTCAGCATGCCTTGAGCTCATGGATGAATTCAGCCCATCATTCATATACACTTTCTCTGATGAGATCAATGTACTCCTTGATTCTGTTCCATTCTCGGGAAGGGTTGAGAAGCTCGACTCGGTTTTCCCGGCTTTTACATCATCATCATTCACACTTGGGGCCATAAAAAGGGGTTTATCACTTGATAAACCTGTTTCCTTTGACTGCAGGGTTATACCTCTGGGCAGGGAGTTGGTCTGGGAGTACTTCAGGTCAAGGCAGGATGAGGCCTGGAGGAACTGCCTCAACAGCTATGCGTACTGGACACTGAGGGGTGAAATGGATAGAGATGATGCCGCGAGAACCCTTAATGGGATGAAATCGGATTCCCTGCATGAACTGCTCTTTGAGAGGGGTTTGAACATCTCAGAGGTGCCTGCCTGGCAGCGAAGGGGTATCGGGGTCTACAGGACTCCGGTGAAGGTCAGGGGCTACAATCCCATAACTGAGAGGGAGGTCTCGGCGCTGAGGATGAGGGTGAAGGTTGACATGGAACTTCCCCTCTTCACAGGGGAATTCTTTGACGGTCTCCAGGGCTTGAAGGAACACAATGGATCAGAGAGTGCCTGATAGAATGGGTTTAATTGAAAGGATACTTGATTTTATGGGTGTAAAACCGGTAAGGAGGGTGCTGGTCGATTCCGACGTCATTGAGGAGGCCCTGGAGATCGCAAGAAGGTCACATCCCCATGAATTTGTGGCACTCCTTGAGGGAAAACAGGAGGAGGATGTCCTTCACATCACCGGCCTTATATTTCTGCCATCAAGGACCTCTGATGAGGGTGCTGTTATGGATGTCCTGATGCTCCCACCATTTACAGGTACTGTGGGATCGGTGCACTCCCATCCTGGTCCCAGCAATTTACCATCAGGTGCTGATATGCAGTTCTTCTCAAAGAATGGCCTTTTCCATATGATAATAGCATACCCATATAGTATGGAAACGATTGCAGCCTATACAAGGCAGGGGGTGCCTTTGGAGTTTGAGATTGTTTAAGGGTTGTTTTGTTTTTTTGTGGGAGATTGTTGGGTCCAGTTTAAAATAAAGGGTTGTTTTTTGTGGGAGATTGTTGGTCTAATCTGGTAGACTTATATTTCTATTGCAACAGCATCGTCCACGTTCTCAAGTTTCTTGACCTCATCTATGACCTCAGCAGGGACACTCTGGTCAACCTTGAGGACCATGACGGCCTCGCCACCGATCTCCTTCCTTCCCACCTGCATGGTGGCTATGTTTATCTGGTGCTCGCCCAGCTTGGTGCCAATGGCACCTATGGTACCGGGGAGGTCCCTGTAGCGTGCTATTATCATTGTCCCCTCTGGCTTCACATCCACCCTGTAGCC is part of the Methanothermobacter sp. K4 genome and encodes:
- a CDS encoding tRNA(His) guanylyltransferase Thg1 family protein, yielding MREHEIYSNLRVPPSSSIILRLDGRGFHRLTAKAGFRRPYDDVFRDIMVSACLELMDEFSPSFIYTFSDEINVLLDSVPFSGRVEKLDSVFPAFTSSSFTLGAIKRGLSLDKPVSFDCRVIPLGRELVWEYFRSRQDEAWRNCLNSYAYWTLRGEMDRDDAARTLNGMKSDSLHELLFERGLNISEVPAWQRRGIGVYRTPVKVRGYNPITEREVSALRMRVKVDMELPLFTGEFFDGLQGLKEHNGSESA
- a CDS encoding Mov34/MPN/PAD-1 family protein — its product is MDQRVPDRMGLIERILDFMGVKPVRRVLVDSDVIEEALEIARRSHPHEFVALLEGKQEEDVLHITGLIFLPSRTSDEGAVMDVLMLPPFTGTVGSVHSHPGPSNLPSGADMQFFSKNGLFHMIIAYPYSMETIAAYTRQGVPLEFEIV